A genomic region of Mycolicibacterium poriferae contains the following coding sequences:
- a CDS encoding WS/DGAT/MGAT family O-acyltransferase, translating into MKRLNGVDAMMLYGETPEVHMHTLKIGVLDVSALPGYDFEMFRRLAAPRLHALAPLRCQLVDIPMKFHHPMWVQNAEIDLDYHVRRAHVAAPGGRRELDELIGDIAGTPLDRDHPLWVMYVAEGLADNRIAVIHKVHHVLADGMASANQMAMAIQSEQPEVGGELGDAPPDSRSAANLLRAAGRDHLHQLARLPGLVGETVAGIARVRRRARERGVQPDLARNFAPPQTFLNHVVSPGRRFATAPLALDDVKQTAKHLGVTLNDIVLATAAGALRELQLRYDGAAGSPLIAGVPVSYNPSPHRLMGNEFTYMTPSLPVHIADPLERVQLTATATAIAKENHRLLGPTLLPSWLTYLPPATTPSVFRTQARRLESAMVMNLTISNVPGPRERGFIEGAVVDEIYSVGPIVAGSGMNITVWSYVDQLSLSVLTDDRTLGDPHEATDALMNAFAEIRAAAGLSADLTPVAAAMPVAPAR; encoded by the coding sequence GTGAAGCGGCTCAACGGTGTGGACGCGATGATGCTCTACGGTGAGACGCCGGAAGTTCACATGCACACCCTCAAGATCGGTGTGCTCGATGTGTCGGCGCTGCCCGGCTACGACTTCGAGATGTTCCGCAGGCTGGCGGCACCGCGCCTCCACGCGCTTGCGCCACTGCGCTGCCAACTGGTCGACATCCCCATGAAGTTCCACCACCCGATGTGGGTGCAGAACGCCGAGATCGATCTGGACTATCACGTCCGCCGCGCCCACGTCGCCGCTCCGGGTGGGCGCCGCGAACTCGATGAGTTGATCGGTGACATCGCCGGGACCCCGCTGGACCGTGACCATCCACTCTGGGTCATGTATGTCGCGGAGGGGCTCGCGGACAACCGGATCGCCGTCATCCACAAGGTGCATCACGTTCTGGCAGACGGGATGGCGTCGGCCAACCAGATGGCGATGGCCATCCAGTCGGAACAGCCTGAGGTCGGTGGGGAGCTCGGCGACGCGCCGCCCGACTCCCGTTCGGCGGCAAACCTGCTCCGCGCCGCCGGCCGTGATCACCTGCACCAGTTGGCCCGGTTGCCCGGGCTGGTCGGCGAGACGGTCGCCGGCATAGCGCGCGTGCGCAGGCGGGCCCGGGAGCGCGGTGTGCAACCTGACCTGGCGCGCAACTTCGCGCCCCCGCAGACCTTCCTCAACCACGTCGTTTCCCCGGGACGGCGGTTCGCGACCGCGCCGCTCGCGCTCGACGACGTCAAGCAGACCGCCAAACACCTCGGCGTCACCCTCAACGACATCGTGCTGGCCACGGCTGCCGGGGCGCTGCGGGAACTGCAGCTGCGCTACGACGGGGCAGCGGGCTCGCCGCTGATCGCCGGGGTGCCGGTGAGCTACAACCCGTCTCCGCATCGCTTGATGGGCAACGAATTCACCTACATGACACCGTCGTTGCCGGTGCACATCGCCGACCCGCTCGAGCGGGTGCAGCTGACCGCGACTGCGACGGCCATCGCCAAGGAGAACCACCGGTTGCTCGGACCGACGCTGCTGCCGTCATGGTTGACCTACCTGCCGCCCGCCACGACCCCGAGCGTGTTCCGCACCCAGGCGCGCCGGCTGGAGTCGGCGATGGTGATGAACCTGACCATCTCCAACGTGCCCGGCCCGCGGGAACGGGGCTTCATCGAGGGCGCCGTCGTCGACGAGATCTACTCCGTCGGTCCGATCGTGGCCGGGAGCGGGATGAACATCACGGTGTGGAGCTACGTCGACCAGCTCTCGCTGTCGGTACTGACCGACGACCGCACCCTCGGGGACCCCCATGAAGCGACCGACGCGCTGATGAACGCCTTCGCCGAAATCCGTGCGGCAGCCGGACTGTCCGCCGACCTCACGCCGGTGGCGGCCGCCATGCCGGTCGCGCCCGCCCGCTGA
- a CDS encoding DUF2631 domain-containing protein translates to MASTEVERHTGVDVEEVPSAEWGWSKENPRVIQLGGLLGAAFLLLMMHGNHVGRVEDWFLVGFAALVLGVVARSWYVGRNRETR, encoded by the coding sequence GTGGCAAGCACCGAGGTGGAGCGTCACACCGGCGTCGACGTCGAGGAAGTGCCGTCGGCGGAGTGGGGATGGTCGAAAGAGAACCCCCGCGTCATCCAGCTCGGCGGCCTGCTCGGCGCGGCGTTCCTGCTGCTCATGATGCACGGCAATCACGTGGGTCGCGTCGAGGACTGGTTCCTCGTCGGCTTCGCCGCGCTGGTGCTGGGCGTCGTGGCGCGCAGCTGGTACGTCGGCCGCAACCGCGAGACGCGGTAG
- a CDS encoding mycofactocin-coupled SDR family oxidoreductase codes for MDIQQARGLLEDRVVFITGAARGQGRAHAVRFAEEGADVIAVDLCAQLDSVAYPMATPEDLEETVRLVEKTGRRIVAEQGDVRDRDRLAAVVQRGLDEFGRLDFVLANAGILPAAGAGGASLTAFTDAIAVMLTGVYYTIDAALPALLSNPDGGAVVITSSAAGFTSVSTEFGTMSHGAAGYTAAKHGVIGVMRHFARSLAEKNIRVNSVHPGGVATPMVLNEAMAEWVGHHPSFSDAQQPLLRLPMMEPGDISDAMVYLCGPAGRYLTGVALPVDAGQTLK; via the coding sequence ATGGATATCCAGCAGGCTCGTGGCCTGCTCGAGGACAGGGTCGTCTTCATCACCGGAGCCGCCCGCGGGCAGGGCCGGGCGCACGCGGTCCGTTTCGCCGAGGAAGGCGCCGACGTCATCGCCGTCGACCTGTGCGCACAGCTCGACAGCGTCGCCTACCCCATGGCCACCCCGGAAGACCTCGAGGAAACCGTGCGATTGGTCGAGAAGACCGGACGCCGCATCGTCGCCGAGCAGGGTGACGTCCGCGACCGCGATCGGCTGGCCGCGGTGGTGCAGCGCGGTCTCGACGAGTTCGGCCGACTCGACTTCGTGCTGGCCAACGCCGGAATCCTGCCCGCGGCCGGGGCGGGCGGAGCATCGCTCACCGCATTCACCGACGCGATCGCGGTCATGCTCACCGGCGTCTACTACACCATCGATGCCGCCCTGCCGGCGCTGTTGAGCAACCCCGACGGTGGTGCGGTCGTGATCACCAGCTCAGCGGCGGGCTTCACTTCCGTGAGCACGGAATTCGGCACGATGAGCCACGGCGCGGCTGGGTACACCGCCGCCAAGCACGGCGTCATCGGGGTGATGCGCCATTTCGCCCGCTCGCTGGCGGAGAAGAACATCCGGGTCAACTCCGTGCACCCCGGGGGCGTGGCTACCCCGATGGTCCTCAATGAGGCAATGGCCGAGTGGGTCGGGCACCATCCGTCTTTCAGCGACGCCCAGCAGCCGCTGCTGCGGTTACCGATGATGGAACCCGGCGACATCAGCGACGCCATGGTCTATCTGTGTGGACCGGCCGGTCGCTACCTGACCGGGGTGGCGCTGCCGGTGGACGCCGGCCAGACGCTGAAGTAG